From the genome of Bacteroidales bacterium:
TACCACCCGTCGCCGTAGTTCATAATATGCCCGATTTTGTCGCAAAGATCAGTTGCTGCATTGACCATTCCCGGGTACATCATTCCGATAAAATCGGCTTCGATCTGAAAATCAATATCATCGGCATGGGGATTGTTCAGCCAGTGACCTGAAGCAGGGGGCAGAATGCCGTTCAGAATGTTATACCGGGCGGCCTGATTTGCATGCCAGAGTTTATATTTGCTGGTAGCAAAGGCAATAGCAAAGGAATCTGCTGGTGCTTCTGGTCCCAGACGATCATATACTTCCAGGAATGTCAGATCCATGTAAACATCATCGTACAAACCGGGGTCAGCTTCAAATGTTTCCCTGATGTAATCATCGTACCATGGTATGGGTTGGTAATCCTGGATCATGGAGCCTCGAAACTTAAACTCAGTAGGGCCTCCGTAGGTACAGCCTATCGTCTGACCGGCCCATCCTCCCCGGATTTTATCGTTCAGAGTTGAAAGAGAAATTTTAGCCACTGCCACCTTACCGGTCCTGGTTTGCGGTTTTTCTTTACAGCCGGTAAATAGTAAACCAATTATCAGCGATAGTAGTACGTATTTTTTCATCATAATAAAATTAATTTTCAATGGTATGATGGAACCCACATGTTCGGCATTTTATTACCGCTGTGTTTGTGTTTGTAAAACATGTGGGTTTCATATTGTTCTTTTGTTTACTCCAAAGGCAAGTTGTTCATAGGCGGGTTTTGGCTATAAATGATCAAATCATTAATATGAATCAGATAATCAGGATTCGGGTTAATCCATTTAATCATTACGTGGTGCATTCGTTCTTCAAGAAGGTATTTCCAGGCAGGCTCCAGACGCCGGGAGGTGTTCATCATGGGCATCCGAACATGTTGGTCAAGCTCGCCGTCCATCCATATTTCCAGCTCAGCCACATAGGGGTCGTTTGGTTCAGCCAGAGCAAATACTTCGGTACCGAACTTATTGGCTATTCTTGTAAAGTATTCTTTTGAAATTCCTTTGCATTTTATCAGATTCCCGTACAAAATGTATCCATTCCCTTCAAAGGAGAAGGAAAAGGTATCGGTTATGGAACGGTCGATGCGTTCTCTGGCCTTGGGATATGTATGGATAAAGTTCTGTTCAAATGCAACTGGTTCCACCTTTTCAACCGGAATACATACTGTATTTGAGTCGGTTTTTCCTCCAGAAAGAGTGATGAGCTGAATGGCATGTTTTAAGCTGAGTTCATAAGCTTTGGCCAGAGAAACATGGGTGTCTTTAAAATCAAGTACTTCAATTTCGCGAAGTGGATCAAGCCAGAAAGCGGGGATGTTAGAATATCCCAGCATTACTCCCAGGATGCCACCGGCAGTAGAAGGATTGCAGTCAGAATCCTGACCGCAGCGGGTAGCAATATCAATAGTGCGTGAAAAGGAACCCTGGCCGTAAAGAAGAGCAAGTGCCACATAAGCGGAATTGATTTTTGCGTCAATGTTGAAGGAAAGAAAAACTCCCTTTGGGCAACCAACGTCTTTGTTCCATTTTTTATGGAGTTCAAACCACGTCCATTGCCAGTCATCAGGGTGCTGCTTATGCCATTTTATTACATCAGATATACAGGAATGGAACTGGGTGCCTTCTGGGATACTTTTCAGAGCCTCGTTCACAATGAAATTTACATCATTTGAAACGAATGCAAGTGCATAGAGATTGGCAACAAAAACACCTCCGTAGAAGCCATCTCCGCTGTTCATAATATGACCCACCCTGTTGGCTATTTCATTAGCTTTGTTTGGCATACCAGGCGTCATCAACCCTATGAAATCGGCTTCAATCTGAAAATCAATATCATCGGCATGAGGATTGTTGAGCCAGTTTCCTGATAACGGCGTACGCATGCCGTTACGGAGGTTGTAACGGGCCATCTGATTGGCATGAGCCAGATGAAACTCTGTTGAGGCAAAGTGCGAAGCTATGGTATCAGCAGAAACATCCAGACCATATTTTTCAAATATTTCAGCAAAGGTTAAGTCATTGTAAATATCATCAAAGAGACCGGGTTTTTTGTCCCACCAGTATTTGACAAAGCCCTTTCCCCATTTGATTGGCTGATAATCCTGGATGGTAGTGCCCTGAAATTTAAATTCAGTCTGGGCTCCATAAACAACACCAATTGTCTGGCCGGCCCATCCGCCTTTGATTTTATCCTGCAGGGTTTCTGTGGGGATCTTGATGCATGCCGGTTCACCTGTGTTCCTGTTCTTCTGGCATGCACTGTTTCCCAACACAGAAACCACTGCAGAAAGAAGGAAAATTTTAGTGAATTTGCAGAGCATATATTCAGGGTTTTTGGGAGGATTCATAAACACTAAGTTCCGTAATGGAAGTAAAAGAAGAAACTGTGTTGGTGTATTTATGCCAGTGATTCTGGATTGCCGCATCGCCTATGATACGAACAGCCCTGGTCCGGACAGGGCGGAATGCAAGCAAATATTCAACATTCGGAGCCTGATGGAAGACATCCGTATTTTCTGGCAGAGGGGGAATAATCTGAAGTTCTTCTACCGGGACCCATTTGCCTTCAGCATTTTGATACTGGACATTCAGCGAAGTAAACCATCCTCCGAATTCCTCAAGGCATCCTGCATGCAAGGAGATAAGATCAATGGTATGTTCATCTTTCCATCCGTAACCGTAATAATCAACTTTGGGAATTTTTGTTTTCGCTGCCAGGCTGATAAACGTTGAGCCCTTGCCGTACAGAACACCATCGCGTATTGCGTCTATGTGGGCAGTATAGGCTTGTTTGCCGCAGGTACACCAGGTTGAGTCAAGCACAGCTTGGTTAATGACCCGTACATTGGCAAAGACTGTATCGGCAATGGGGGCTATGTTCTTATTTCGCACCCATAATTCAAATTCTTTTACAGCTTTTTCTTTTCCGTTGTCAAGTTGTAAGGTAATAAAAAATCTTCCCGGCCGGGAAGGGGTTCCCATCAGTTTACCATTCAGGAAGGTTAGCCCTTCCGGCAGGTTTCCTTTGAGAAGAATCCAACGATAATGCTGATTTGTTAAAGTATAGAAATTATAGTCAACAGGTTTTCCCACTTCTATCAGCGGACTTGGGCCTATGCAGAATTCAACCGGAGGATTGAACTCGGCCTCGCGGTTTATTACTATCATTTTGTTTCCGTTGGCAACGGTGATCTTTCCTCCCTTTTTCTGAACCAGCAAAAGAGTCTGATCCACAATGCGGTCGATGATATTGCTGATTTTTGCATCCGGCAGATCATACCGTGTAATGTTGACATACCGGTCGTTGAAAGGTTCTTTCCATTCTTTCAGGGGGCGGTAAAGGTCAGGAGGCAGTTTTTTGAATCCGTGGATTACACCGAGGAGTCCGCCAAGGGTTGCGGCCTGGTTGTCAGCATCAAATCCCATAGCACATGCCAGGTCAAGTGTCTTCTGGAAATCGCCTTTCCCATAAAGAAGGGCCAGGATTCCGCATGCTCCGTTCAGGTTGGCGTTCCAGATAGATTTTGTCTCAGCAGGTTCATTAACATAATATTCTTCAGCCATTTGCTGACGTGCCTTTTTCCAGTCATCCGGATACTTTTCAAAAAGGTTCAGTATGGTTTTAACTGTATTGGCATATCGGCCTTCCGGAGGCAACTCCCTCAATCCGATAGTGATGAGAGTATGGATGTCCTTTTCGAAGAAAGCAGCAGCGTACATTGCCCCATAGAGCACCGTTGGTTCTGTGGCCCAGTCATCACTGGTAATTCTTGCAGCCCAGTCAGATTTCTGTGCGGCATATTTTATCATTCCCGGTGCGGTATATCCCCAGATTTCATTGATAAGTTGCGGGTCAATCTGATACCAGTGGGGATTATATTCTTTGCTTCCGGTAAAAGGAGGAGTATAACCATAGTGCATAAGTCCCAAAGCTGCCCTGTTGGCAAGCCAAACCCTGTCACGTACATGGTACATCCATGCATTTTTTAAATCTTCATAGCTGGGTTCAGGGCCGGTCTTTTCCATTGTACAGAGATACATATACTCAATATCGGTATCATCATCCGAAAAAGCCCCATTGTAAGTGATGAGCTTGTTCAGGCTTTTTGTGTATCCGTAAGGCCAGTTTTCAGGACCAGGTTCAGCAATATATTTGTTTTCGTGAGGCAATCCGTACATATTTCCTATTAATTGCCCTATCCATGCCCCGGCGATCTTATCGCGAAGTTCATTAAGCGAAATGCTCTGTTTCTGCATCCTTCCCTGCGAAAAGGCTGTCGAAAAGCTGCAAAACCAGCATAAAAGCAATATGTATGTGCTTCGTTTCATAGAGGATTCTGAACAAGGTTAGGATTGGTATTTATAGCGGTTTGTGGAATCGGGAATAGTTTGGCATTTGGGCCTGAAGCAGGTTTATTCCACCAGGGGTCTCCCCATTTTCCGAAACGTATCAGATCCTGTCTGCGCCTTCCTTCCCATGCGAATTCACGGGCGAATTCGTCCAGCAATTCAGCATCATTCAGGTCGCTGGCAGTAAAAGGTGCCAGACCGGCCCGCGTACGAATTTTTTGTAACTGAGGATCAGACAGCATTTCGCCGGCACGCCCGAGCCGATAAAGAGCTTCAAGTTTGGTGTATAACACGTCTGCATAACGGAATATGGCAAAATCATTCTCCATATCATTAACATAATACTCCAGCTTGGGCTGGTATTCATATTTGCAGATTCTTGCCCCTTCCCATCGTTTTCGTGACATGTAATTGTCAATAGTCGGTGTATAAATAAACCAAACAGTATCCTGGGCAGGTCCTTCAATAAAGAAAATTTTGTTTCCGTTTTTGTCGTACTGCTGGCCTGACAGGAAGGATTTCCGCCTCAGATCGTTTTCTCCGAACTTGGCAACGAAAGGGGGTTCGATAACAAATTCATCCCACATCTGGCCAACGAAATCGAAAGTGGCCCTGCTTGCATCATTCAGTGTAAGAGTATACCAGTAGAAGCGATCTTTGGTATATACCGAATGGAAAGGAATCACAAAAATGTTTTCAACAGAAGATTCATTATGTACCTTAAAGTTTGCGAAGAAGTCATCTTCGATCGAATAAGCTCCCGATTCAATAACCTTGTTGCAGGCCTGAACCGCCTCTTCCCACATTGCCTGGCCTATCCATTCGCTTGCATTCAGATACAATTTGGCCAGCAGGGTATATGCCATACCCTGAGTTACTCTTCCATAGTATTCTGCAGTTGGTTGTGCCTGAAGTTTGTCTATGTTTGATGTAATCTCATTCACCAGGAAATTGAAAACATAGTTTCTGTCTTTTTGCAGAGGCAGTTTCTTATCAGTAAAGTCGACAGTGAACGGAATGTTACCCCAGTTATCCATTGCCCAGTAGTAAAATAATGCCCGTAAAATTTTTATTTCGGCTATTACACGTTCTTTTCCTTCAAAATTGATCGGGGTGGTTTCTGTTTCATATAGAACTTCATTGCAGGCACTTATCCCCTCAAATACCGATTGCCATGCAAGGGTGAGGATTTTGTTGTTTGCATTAAAACGGTGGGTATGCAATTGATCCCAGCGACCATTGTCCCATACGAACCCATCGTCGCGGGCAGGAGCAACCATCTCGTCTGAGGAAATTTCAATCAACGTCCACAGGCTGAACTCCTCGGTAAACCTTTGTAATTTTGTATAGGCCCGGCCAGCATTCATAAGGACATCTTCCTCGGTCCGGAAAAACTTTTCAATAGGTATATCGGAATAAATTTCTTCCTGAAGGTCGGTACATGCCGTTGATATTGCCAACAGGCATGCAGTAAGTATTAAAGGAAGAGTAGTTTTCATAGTGTTCTGTTTTTTGTTAGAATGTCAGATTGATACCGAAAGTGATGGTTGTCGTGCGCGGATAGTAGGTTAATCTTTCTATTCCTGGTTCAAGACCCAGCAGGTTCACCTCAGGATCGACACCCTGGTAACCTGTTATGCAAAACACATCCTGTGCGGTGAGCATGAAACGGGCAGCAGAAATGTACTTGATTTTGAACGGCAGATTATAGCCAATGGAAACATTGTCAAGTTTGAGGAAAGTAGCATCTTCCACATATTTGGATGAATAGGTGGCATTTCCAATAAACGAGGGGTTTTCAAGTTGTGAAAGCACAATATTGCGTGTGCCAATATTCTGCCAGTTTTCGTAATAAAGCCGGTAGAGATTTAGCACATTGCCACCGATATTTGACCGGAACGAGAAGCTGAGATCCCAGTTTTTGTAATTCATCGAGTTACTCCATCCGAGTGAGCAAGTAGGGTAGGCGTTTCCTATGGCCTCATAGTTCTCGGGATCGACAAGACCTATTGGATTAGCATTCTTGAACTTATCGTATCCGCTTTCATCAACACCAAGCCAAACGGGCCCCCAGAATGTACCGAGGCTCATTCCTTCCTTGATTCGTTGCGAATTTTGCGGTATGGCACCCCCTATCCAGCCTACATCAATGTATTTGTTGGTAAACTCGGCATTGGAAAACTTTGTGAGTTTGTTGCTGTTGGTGCTAAAAGTAAAAATGGTGTTCCATTTGAAATCATTCGTTTTGACTGGCGTTCCGTTGAGGGTAATCTCAACCCCAATATTTCGTATGGAACCCAGGTTGGAGAACAACTGGTTATAAAGATAGGGTGGAACGGATACACTATAGCGGTAGAGAAGATCGGTGCTGGTTCGGTAATAAAAATCTACTGAACCTCCGAAACGGCTTTTGAACAGAGCGAAGTCAGCACCTGCATTAAATTCCTGTTTTTTCTCCCAGCGGAGATCTTTGTTGGGATTGGAAACCGGTTGATAAGAATTGATCCAGTTTCCGTTATAGAAAAATTTACCAGCCTTTCCCATCAGTACAAGCGACTGGTAGTTTTCAAAATCCTGATTTCCTGTAATTCCATAGCCTACGCGGAGTTTCAGGTCATCCAGCCAGGATACATTCTGAAGGAAAGGTTCGTTGTGTATTCTCCATCCGAGGCTGATTGCCGGAAAGGAACCCCACTTATGATTTTCTCCAAATTTTGAAGAGCCTTCTCTCCGAAGGGAAACTGAAGCAAGATATTTACCCCTGTAGTTGTACATTATTCTTCCAAAAAAGGATATCAGCTTGCTTGATTCTTTGTAGGATCCCATTTCCCCTTTTCCTTCCGGGAGGGCTGAGCCGGCTCCTATATTGTATACTTCGTAGAGATCGGTATCGAACCCCGAATTAATCATATAATCATTGTCGTTCTCAAACTTCTGATAGGAGTAACCTGCAATCGTCTGAAAATTGTGATTGCCGGTGGAGAAATTGTAATTCAGGGTGCTTTCGTACTGGATGCTGTTGGAACTGCCATCACTGATTTCAGCTTCTCCGTTTCTTCCGATCCGGCTTGGATAATAACGCGTTCTGTAGGTAGTTTCTTCCCAGTTGGAGCCTTCGTGAGCAAGAAAATTGGACCAGGTAAGACCCTGGATCAGTTTAAGGCTGGCCCGTATGTTCTGTCCGTTGTCATTTGATTTTCCGATGCGCTTCATTTCTTTCAGCATGGCAACGGGATTATAATATTCGATACCGGGGAGAGATGAATAGCCTCCATACATGGTGTTGGCGGGGTCATAAACCGGTTGCGTAGGGTTCTGTATAAAGGCCTGATAGAAAATATTGTAATTAGCTGGTCTGTATTGTCTTAGTCCCATAATGATGTTGTAATCAATATCGAGCCGGCCGTCAAGCAATGATTGATTGATGTTGGTTTTGAACAGATACTTATTTGCGTCGTTTTTCTTCAAAAGCCCCTGGTTGTTGATAATATTGAATGAGGTTCTGTGCGAAAAGGCTTCCGTTCCACCCGAAATAGCCAGTGTTTGCCTGTGGCTGAAAGGAACGGGGCGTGTGATTTCTTTATACCAGTTGGTTTTAGCACCATAAATGCTTCCAATTTTATCAGGTGCATAGGTTTCAATGGCATATTTGAACTGATCAGCCGTGAGGTTTTTGACCATTCTTGCCGCAACCTGACCTGAAAACTGGCCCGTATATTCCATGCTGGTTTTACCGGTTTTGGCCTTTTTGGTTGTAATGAGAATAACTCCGTTGGTTCCCCGTGTTCCATAGATTGCAGCTGCTGAACCATCTTTCAGAATATCAATGGACTGAACATCTTCAAAATCGAGATTTTTCAAATCAGCTCCGGCGACACCGTCGATGATGATAAGAGGTCCTTGCCCGGAAGTCAGCGTATTGGTTCCTCTTAAAAGAATCTGGTAACCTGCCTGAGGGTCGGCACCGTTGGGTTTGATGACTGATAATCCGGCCACTTTCCCCTGAAGCAGTCCCATTGCATCATTGAACGTCCCTTTATTAAAAGCTTCCGGTTTCACTGAGGCTATGGAACCGGTAACCTCCTTTTTTGAAGCGGACCCATAGCCAATTACAACGATTTCCTCCAGACTTCTGGAAGTTTCCTTAAGTCGTATCGTATATGTTCCTTCTTTTGTAAA
Proteins encoded in this window:
- a CDS encoding ADP-ribosylglycohydrolase family protein, which encodes MLCKFTKIFLLSAVVSVLGNSACQKNRNTGEPACIKIPTETLQDKIKGGWAGQTIGVVYGAQTEFKFQGTTIQDYQPIKWGKGFVKYWWDKKPGLFDDIYNDLTFAEIFEKYGLDVSADTIASHFASTEFHLAHANQMARYNLRNGMRTPLSGNWLNNPHADDIDFQIEADFIGLMTPGMPNKANEIANRVGHIMNSGDGFYGGVFVANLYALAFVSNDVNFIVNEALKSIPEGTQFHSCISDVIKWHKQHPDDWQWTWFELHKKWNKDVGCPKGVFLSFNIDAKINSAYVALALLYGQGSFSRTIDIATRCGQDSDCNPSTAGGILGVMLGYSNIPAFWLDPLREIEVLDFKDTHVSLAKAYELSLKHAIQLITLSGGKTDSNTVCIPVEKVEPVAFEQNFIHTYPKARERIDRSITDTFSFSFEGNGYILYGNLIKCKGISKEYFTRIANKFGTEVFALAEPNDPYVAELEIWMDGELDQHVRMPMMNTSRRLEPAWKYLLEERMHHVMIKWINPNPDYLIHINDLIIYSQNPPMNNLPLE
- a CDS encoding RagB/SusD family nutrient uptake outer membrane protein, giving the protein MKTTLPLILTACLLAISTACTDLQEEIYSDIPIEKFFRTEEDVLMNAGRAYTKLQRFTEEFSLWTLIEISSDEMVAPARDDGFVWDNGRWDQLHTHRFNANNKILTLAWQSVFEGISACNEVLYETETTPINFEGKERVIAEIKILRALFYYWAMDNWGNIPFTVDFTDKKLPLQKDRNYVFNFLVNEITSNIDKLQAQPTAEYYGRVTQGMAYTLLAKLYLNASEWIGQAMWEEAVQACNKVIESGAYSIEDDFFANFKVHNESSVENIFVIPFHSVYTKDRFYWYTLTLNDASRATFDFVGQMWDEFVIEPPFVAKFGENDLRRKSFLSGQQYDKNGNKIFFIEGPAQDTVWFIYTPTIDNYMSRKRWEGARICKYEYQPKLEYYVNDMENDFAIFRYADVLYTKLEALYRLGRAGEMLSDPQLQKIRTRAGLAPFTASDLNDAELLDEFAREFAWEGRRRQDLIRFGKWGDPWWNKPASGPNAKLFPIPQTAINTNPNLVQNPL
- a CDS encoding SusC/RagA family TonB-linked outer membrane protein; the encoded protein is MGQNLKKINISGQVLEETTGTPLVGVNIIVKGTQSGTITDTDGNFSLQINAGDVLVFSYVGYETLEQSFTKEGTYTIRLKETSRSLEEIVVIGYGSASKKEVTGSIASVKPEAFNKGTFNDAMGLLQGKVAGLSVIKPNGADPQAGYQILLRGTNTLTSGQGPLIIIDGVAGADLKNLDFEDVQSIDILKDGSAAAIYGTRGTNGVILITTKKAKTGKTSMEYTGQFSGQVAARMVKNLTADQFKYAIETYAPDKIGSIYGAKTNWYKEITRPVPFSHRQTLAISGGTEAFSHRTSFNIINNQGLLKKNDANKYLFKTNINQSLLDGRLDIDYNIIMGLRQYRPANYNIFYQAFIQNPTQPVYDPANTMYGGYSSLPGIEYYNPVAMLKEMKRIGKSNDNGQNIRASLKLIQGLTWSNFLAHEGSNWEETTYRTRYYPSRIGRNGEAEISDGSSNSIQYESTLNYNFSTGNHNFQTIAGYSYQKFENDNDYMINSGFDTDLYEVYNIGAGSALPEGKGEMGSYKESSKLISFFGRIMYNYRGKYLASVSLRREGSSKFGENHKWGSFPAISLGWRIHNEPFLQNVSWLDDLKLRVGYGITGNQDFENYQSLVLMGKAGKFFYNGNWINSYQPVSNPNKDLRWEKKQEFNAGADFALFKSRFGGSVDFYYRTSTDLLYRYSVSVPPYLYNQLFSNLGSIRNIGVEITLNGTPVKTNDFKWNTIFTFSTNSNKLTKFSNAEFTNKYIDVGWIGGAIPQNSQRIKEGMSLGTFWGPVWLGVDESGYDKFKNANPIGLVDPENYEAIGNAYPTCSLGWSNSMNYKNWDLSFSFRSNIGGNVLNLYRLYYENWQNIGTRNIVLSQLENPSFIGNATYSSKYVEDATFLKLDNVSIGYNLPFKIKYISAARFMLTAQDVFCITGYQGVDPEVNLLGLEPGIERLTYYPRTTTITFGINLTF
- a CDS encoding ADP-ribosylglycohydrolase family protein, translated to MKRSTYILLLCWFCSFSTAFSQGRMQKQSISLNELRDKIAGAWIGQLIGNMYGLPHENKYIAEPGPENWPYGYTKSLNKLITYNGAFSDDDTDIEYMYLCTMEKTGPEPSYEDLKNAWMYHVRDRVWLANRAALGLMHYGYTPPFTGSKEYNPHWYQIDPQLINEIWGYTAPGMIKYAAQKSDWAARITSDDWATEPTVLYGAMYAAAFFEKDIHTLITIGLRELPPEGRYANTVKTILNLFEKYPDDWKKARQQMAEEYYVNEPAETKSIWNANLNGACGILALLYGKGDFQKTLDLACAMGFDADNQAATLGGLLGVIHGFKKLPPDLYRPLKEWKEPFNDRYVNITRYDLPDAKISNIIDRIVDQTLLLVQKKGGKITVANGNKMIVINREAEFNPPVEFCIGPSPLIEVGKPVDYNFYTLTNQHYRWILLKGNLPEGLTFLNGKLMGTPSRPGRFFITLQLDNGKEKAVKEFELWVRNKNIAPIADTVFANVRVINQAVLDSTWCTCGKQAYTAHIDAIRDGVLYGKGSTFISLAAKTKIPKVDYYGYGWKDEHTIDLISLHAGCLEEFGGWFTSLNVQYQNAEGKWVPVEELQIIPPLPENTDVFHQAPNVEYLLAFRPVRTRAVRIIGDAAIQNHWHKYTNTVSSFTSITELSVYESSQKP